In Thermospira aquatica, the following proteins share a genomic window:
- a CDS encoding arsenate reductase ArsC — translation MRKKRVLFVCVHNSARSQMAEAFLNRLGGEFFEAESAGLEPGKLNPYVVEVMKEIGYDISQNQTKSVFSLYKEGRMYDYVITVCDQEAAERCPIFPGRVERLHWSFKDPSSFQGTDEEKLDFTRKVRDEIKAAIEHFIETNR, via the coding sequence ATGAGGAAAAAAAGAGTACTGTTTGTTTGTGTCCATAATTCGGCAAGAAGCCAAATGGCAGAGGCGTTTCTCAATCGTTTGGGGGGTGAGTTTTTTGAGGCAGAGAGTGCGGGACTTGAGCCAGGAAAACTCAATCCTTATGTTGTGGAGGTTATGAAAGAAATAGGATATGACATCTCACAAAACCAGACCAAATCAGTTTTTTCCCTCTACAAAGAAGGTAGAATGTACGATTATGTGATTACGGTATGTGATCAGGAAGCTGCCGAACGTTGTCCCATCTTTCCTGGAAGAGTAGAAAGACTTCACTGGAGTTTTAAGGATCCGTCTTCTTTCCAGGGAACGGACGAGGAGAAACTCGATTTTACGAGAAAGGTAAGGGATGAAATTAAAGCGGCTATTGAGCATTTTATTGAAACGAACCGCTAG
- a CDS encoding DNA polymerase III subunit delta', translating into MSPWKGNPKQKLILTRVLTQSQGRLVILSGEKGVGKTTLALLTLAELYGESFLLSPNFQFFRLDEYAIKLSFYLTSPSPEREKQILLWGLQFLSHLSQLIALKEIKTKSIKYKENLSMDDFRSLVYEKLMDKTFAKLVQEDTLFQKAILSLAEEISEKKSIPIAFIQEVIRFHKYKSYIPHITFIGGWENATPEAQNASLKLFEEMGESSRIILQTNSLEDVLPTILSRSLMISFPNLSPATVSEILGIPASFSNCFLQMRETLFHEHSRAVELAQSFAKDLAWHIQYDAQIFAFVESLSQNKTSIPVFLDALLEILKEEWISRQKNLRGYETQSLSTITVYTTELKEWMNETLRIKSLITKTYMQASYLVTDLLIRMARWIQKRRPL; encoded by the coding sequence GTGAGTCCATGGAAGGGTAATCCAAAACAAAAACTCATCCTTACCCGTGTACTTACCCAATCGCAGGGAAGGCTTGTCATCCTTTCAGGAGAAAAAGGGGTAGGAAAAACCACCCTTGCTCTTCTCACACTCGCTGAACTCTATGGTGAATCCTTTTTACTTTCACCAAATTTTCAGTTTTTTCGACTGGATGAGTATGCCATAAAGCTTTCATTCTATCTCACATCCCCTTCTCCTGAGAGAGAAAAACAGATCCTCTTATGGGGACTGCAGTTTCTCTCCCATCTCTCTCAGCTTATCGCCCTTAAAGAAATCAAAACAAAATCAATCAAATATAAAGAAAACCTCTCCATGGATGATTTTCGCTCTCTTGTCTATGAGAAACTTATGGACAAAACCTTTGCTAAACTGGTACAAGAAGACACCCTATTTCAAAAAGCAATTCTCTCACTTGCCGAAGAAATTTCAGAAAAAAAAAGTATTCCTATTGCCTTCATCCAGGAAGTGATACGATTCCATAAGTACAAAAGTTATATCCCACACATAACATTCATAGGAGGATGGGAAAACGCTACTCCAGAGGCTCAAAACGCCAGTTTAAAGCTCTTTGAAGAGATGGGAGAATCAAGCCGCATCATCCTCCAGACCAATTCACTCGAAGATGTCTTGCCTACGATTCTTTCTCGCAGTCTGATGATCTCGTTTCCCAATCTTTCTCCTGCCACAGTAAGTGAGATTTTGGGAATACCTGCCTCTTTTTCAAACTGTTTTCTCCAGATGCGAGAAACCCTCTTCCATGAACATTCTCGAGCGGTTGAACTTGCCCAAAGTTTTGCAAAAGATCTGGCCTGGCACATACAATACGATGCGCAGATTTTTGCGTTTGTAGAGTCACTCTCTCAAAACAAAACATCCATTCCTGTTTTTCTTGATGCACTCCTCGAAATATTAAAAGAGGAGTGGATTAGCCGCCAAAAAAATCTTCGTGGCTACGAGACACAATCGTTATCAACCATCACCGTTTACACCACCGAACTCAAAGAATGGATGAATGAAACTCTGCGCATAAAAAGTCTCATTACCAAGACCTATATGCAAGCCTCTTATCTTGTAACCGATCTCCTGATACGCATGGCTCGCTGGATCCAGAAAAGGCGACCTCTCTAG
- a CDS encoding PP2C family protein-serine/threonine phosphatase — MGAALVGFHLNFLTQQWIATRPLAEQNHLLEYVKWINAEMEQEYGQMGIFLSGIFGLCDEEKEQLHLISTGSPPPVVQTDSFHTIEIKNSLALGVISPANFSVNTLTTKTWKRIIFFTDGIYEIQTPSKEMLSIPGFLKILDKLEKDGLFSLVNLYNRIAKEYSYRFEDDVTIFMLEKKQ; from the coding sequence GTGGGAGCCGCTCTTGTCGGTTTCCACCTCAACTTTCTCACCCAGCAATGGATTGCTACACGACCATTGGCAGAACAAAACCATCTCCTTGAGTATGTCAAATGGATCAATGCTGAAATGGAACAAGAATACGGACAGATGGGAATTTTCCTATCAGGAATTTTTGGACTCTGCGATGAGGAAAAAGAACAGCTTCATCTCATTTCTACCGGATCCCCACCTCCCGTTGTACAAACCGATAGCTTCCATACCATCGAAATCAAGAACTCTCTAGCTCTCGGTGTGATTTCTCCTGCCAACTTTTCCGTAAATACCTTAACTACAAAAACCTGGAAAAGAATTATCTTTTTTACTGACGGTATCTACGAAATCCAGACCCCCTCAAAAGAAATGCTCAGTATTCCTGGCTTTCTCAAAATTCTTGATAAGTTAGAAAAAGATGGCCTCTTCTCACTCGTAAACCTCTATAACCGCATCGCCAAGGAGTACTCCTACCGCTTCGAAGATGATGTAACCATCTTCATGCTGGAGAAAAAGCAGTGA
- a CDS encoding response regulator produces MQIKNEILDSSVVIVDDSITSLKNIERTLRSAGFTNIQTFQQESRALVTLMTHPPDIVLLDMILQNTTAVDVLKTLKTNIKTRNLPVIVLSHFQDQKLILQCLELGADDFISKESNPLEMLIRINNILTKNYYMKNLSEKNRRLEEDIRFAAFKKI; encoded by the coding sequence ATGCAGATAAAAAATGAGATCCTCGATTCGTCAGTGGTCATCGTAGATGATTCCATCACCAGCCTCAAGAATATAGAACGGACGCTAAGAAGTGCAGGTTTTACGAATATTCAAACATTTCAACAAGAAAGCCGTGCTCTTGTAACGCTTATGACTCATCCTCCAGATATTGTACTTTTAGACATGATCCTTCAAAACACCACTGCTGTGGATGTTCTCAAAACACTCAAAACCAACATAAAAACACGAAACCTTCCGGTTATTGTGCTCTCTCATTTCCAGGATCAAAAGCTTATTCTTCAGTGTCTCGAGCTTGGGGCTGATGACTTTATTTCCAAGGAAAGCAATCCCCTCGAGATGCTCATTCGTATTAATAATATTCTTACAAAAAACTACTATATGAAAAACCTTTCAGAGAAAAATCGAAGACTTGAAGAAGATATCCGCTTTGCAGCCTTCAAAAAAATATGA
- the recJ gene encoding single-stranded-DNA-specific exonuclease RecJ produces MHSAKNRIWKMPQINKKKLEELKSRLPIPIMDLLLKTLVNRGYQTPEHILRYLKPHFLQLPSPFLFKDMEKAVARILQAIQNDENILIFGDKDVDGVTATAILQKTLQKFKANVAFRVPEGDDKYGLSPEIIQWAATEGFDLIITVDCGITAIEEVKQAKKLGIDVIITDHHEPRPQLPEAYALINPKIPECGYPFPYLSGASVSMNLAWALLEAHFLHEYHGQEFVFCDVETTGLNPSRDEIIEIAAIKIKNGVIIDTFECLVQINQPLSGEITRLTGITEDMIRQNGLSPREAFEKFIEFVGKRKLIGHNIADFDLRFLQQGIRKYLGKPFSPPIEDTLRLSKILCPKVKDHKLNTIAQEFGIYVDTSELHRARFDAELCGRVYRSMILQRNHPLIQSLQDIMGLAAIGTIADIMPLIEENRTIVKNGLEFLRYSSIGLIKLIQSQDIPIQKVTVKDIGWGIAPLLNSPGRVGQASISVELLLSSKIHEVDELLSHIVSKDSERRQQFDQNLKNIEKKLTPETLDETVIIVESAEISKNSTGLLSNKLSLQYQKPVVVIALQEKEAIGSVRSAVNFNVINMLEHCGDILLQFGGHKAAGGFTITIENLPIFKQRVLEYYEKSRQENTQDTILVDSELDRLQDITLENLVYLENMMAPIGTQNELPRLFISKVRFMNPYFFGKEKDHFQCLVVKGETTLPAVGWSMKETLMNYGFEKFSDQWFDIVAVPNINRYNDIEQVRLELVDIALHPYERK; encoded by the coding sequence ATGCACTCAGCAAAGAATCGTATCTGGAAGATGCCTCAGATCAACAAAAAGAAGCTTGAAGAATTGAAATCTCGTCTCCCTATTCCCATAATGGATCTCCTCCTTAAAACATTGGTGAACCGGGGATACCAAACCCCAGAACACATTCTTCGCTATCTGAAGCCTCATTTTCTCCAGCTTCCTTCACCCTTTCTTTTCAAAGACATGGAAAAAGCTGTGGCAAGGATATTGCAGGCTATTCAAAACGATGAAAACATCCTTATTTTTGGTGATAAAGATGTGGATGGAGTTACCGCAACCGCCATTCTTCAAAAGACATTGCAAAAATTCAAAGCCAATGTCGCTTTCCGAGTCCCTGAGGGTGATGACAAATATGGACTATCCCCTGAGATTATTCAATGGGCAGCCACCGAGGGATTTGATCTCATTATTACTGTCGACTGCGGTATAACCGCCATAGAAGAGGTCAAACAGGCAAAAAAACTGGGGATAGATGTTATCATTACCGATCATCACGAACCCCGACCACAACTTCCAGAGGCATATGCCCTCATCAACCCTAAAATCCCAGAATGTGGATACCCCTTCCCCTACTTAAGTGGGGCAAGTGTATCTATGAATCTTGCCTGGGCCTTGCTTGAAGCCCATTTCCTCCATGAGTATCATGGACAGGAGTTTGTCTTTTGCGATGTAGAAACCACAGGCCTCAATCCTTCTCGAGATGAGATTATTGAGATCGCGGCTATCAAAATCAAAAACGGAGTCATCATAGATACCTTTGAGTGCCTCGTTCAAATCAACCAACCCCTCAGCGGAGAAATTACCCGGCTCACCGGCATAACAGAAGACATGATTCGCCAAAACGGTCTCTCTCCCAGGGAAGCCTTTGAAAAGTTTATAGAATTCGTAGGGAAAAGAAAGCTTATCGGACACAATATTGCAGATTTTGATCTGCGCTTCCTCCAACAAGGCATACGTAAATACCTTGGGAAACCCTTTTCCCCACCCATAGAGGATACCCTCAGGCTTTCCAAGATTCTCTGTCCAAAAGTCAAAGATCACAAGCTTAACACCATCGCCCAGGAGTTTGGTATCTATGTTGATACCTCTGAACTCCATCGTGCCCGTTTTGATGCAGAGCTTTGCGGCAGAGTCTACCGCTCGATGATCCTCCAGCGAAATCACCCCCTCATTCAATCCCTTCAGGATATCATGGGACTTGCCGCTATAGGAACCATTGCGGATATCATGCCTCTTATCGAAGAAAACAGAACTATTGTAAAAAACGGCTTGGAGTTTCTCCGTTATTCCTCTATAGGCCTCATCAAACTGATCCAATCTCAGGATATTCCCATACAAAAGGTTACCGTTAAAGACATTGGATGGGGCATCGCCCCCCTTCTCAACTCTCCTGGACGCGTGGGGCAGGCAAGCATCAGTGTTGAGCTTCTCCTCTCTTCAAAGATTCACGAAGTAGATGAACTCCTGAGCCACATCGTAAGTAAGGACTCCGAACGCCGCCAGCAGTTTGACCAAAACCTCAAAAATATCGAAAAAAAACTCACCCCAGAAACCCTTGATGAAACCGTAATCATCGTGGAAAGTGCCGAAATATCAAAAAACTCTACAGGGCTTCTCTCCAACAAACTCTCCCTTCAATACCAAAAACCCGTTGTCGTCATAGCTCTCCAGGAAAAAGAGGCCATAGGATCTGTGAGAAGTGCTGTTAACTTTAACGTGATTAACATGCTTGAACACTGCGGAGACATCCTCCTGCAATTTGGAGGGCATAAAGCAGCAGGAGGGTTCACCATTACCATTGAAAACCTCCCGATTTTCAAACAACGCGTCCTGGAATACTACGAAAAATCCAGACAGGAAAATACTCAAGATACCATCCTGGTTGACAGTGAACTGGACAGACTCCAGGATATAACCCTCGAAAACCTGGTTTACCTTGAAAACATGATGGCACCTATAGGAACGCAAAACGAACTTCCACGCCTCTTCATTTCCAAAGTTCGATTTATGAATCCCTATTTCTTCGGCAAGGAAAAAGACCATTTTCAGTGTCTCGTCGTCAAAGGAGAGACCACCCTTCCCGCTGTAGGATGGTCCATGAAAGAAACGCTTATGAATTATGGATTTGAAAAATTCAGCGATCAATGGTTTGATATTGTTGCTGTTCCAAACATTAATCGTTATAATGATATAGAGCAGGTTAGGCTTGAGCTGGTAGATATAGCCTTACATCCGTATGAAAGGAAATAA
- the pyrB gene encoding aspartate carbamoyltransferase, protein MKLFHILDAKQFTREILEDLFLRAIRLEKQPNLGLLAGKIMVTLFYEPSTRTRLSFETAMIRLGGNVVSTENAAQFSSAAKGETIEDTVRVISGYGDVVVIRHFEEGAAYRASQVSSIPVINAGDGTGQHPTQALLDLYTIQKELGHIDDVSVAMVGDLANGRTVRSLAYLLSFYKNIRLFFVSPPNVRMRDDIKEYLQNQHIPFEEVDNLNEVASKVDVIYQTRIQRERFSSIEEYEKTRGIYIITRETLSLMQSHAIVMHPLPRVDEIAYEVDNDPRAAYFRQAHNGLFIRMALLEKVLVG, encoded by the coding sequence ATGAAACTTTTCCACATCCTGGACGCTAAACAATTCACAAGAGAAATCCTCGAGGATCTCTTCTTGAGAGCTATACGACTTGAGAAACAACCTAACCTAGGTCTTCTTGCAGGAAAAATCATGGTCACCCTCTTTTATGAACCTTCAACACGAACAAGACTTTCTTTTGAAACAGCGATGATTCGCCTCGGAGGAAATGTAGTCTCAACAGAAAATGCGGCTCAATTTTCCTCAGCTGCCAAAGGCGAAACTATCGAAGACACCGTTCGTGTCATCTCTGGCTATGGGGATGTAGTGGTTATACGCCATTTTGAAGAAGGTGCTGCTTACCGGGCCAGTCAGGTATCCTCTATCCCTGTGATCAATGCTGGAGACGGAACAGGACAGCATCCTACCCAGGCACTCCTTGACCTCTATACCATTCAAAAAGAGTTGGGACACATAGATGATGTCTCTGTAGCTATGGTAGGGGATCTCGCCAATGGAAGAACCGTGCGATCGCTTGCCTATCTTCTTTCTTTTTATAAAAACATTCGCCTCTTCTTTGTCTCTCCCCCCAATGTGCGCATGCGAGATGATATCAAAGAGTATCTTCAGAATCAGCATATTCCCTTTGAAGAAGTAGACAATCTCAACGAAGTTGCTTCAAAGGTTGATGTTATCTACCAAACCCGCATCCAGCGAGAACGATTTTCCAGCATTGAGGAATACGAAAAAACCCGCGGTATTTATATCATCACAAGAGAAACCTTAAGCCTTATGCAATCCCATGCTATTGTAATGCACCCCCTCCCTCGTGTAGATGAGATCGCTTACGAGGTAGACAATGACCCGCGTGCTGCCTATTTCCGTCAGGCTCACAACGGTCTTTTCATCCGCATGGCACTTCTTGAAAAAGTTTTGGTAGGATAA